In Ignavibacteriales bacterium, the following proteins share a genomic window:
- a CDS encoding tetratricopeptide repeat-containing sensor histidine kinase has translation MKIKLFLLLFEACVIVNSFAQTIIENKIDSLLNKIPTLVGTKKVDAITNLAECYSKVQPSEGMKWIDNGLEFSRKLNYKKGESDLLLELGTVQYNFHKYYNAYDNFQTAYVIKKSIADNNGIARSLNFLGMTDICLGDYEKAIEHNFEAVKVSESIGDKKNLATGYNFIGITNYILNDNQKAIKYMQNALRVSSQINDLEGIALSYEHLGFVFIRSHNFDRALSYNEKSLAIRKMLGDRFGIAAIYDNLGIINREKGSQNKALEYLQQSLKIKQELGDLKGVGNTYTDIGSVYLKLNNFKQALDYFFKSVETRKSYYDLRGIISSYQKISEAFEKKGDYKNALQYQKLFKAYSDSMVTEKNGGVIAEVQVKYETDKKEKELNILQKDSIIDKNWRIFLIIVIVLITSLAGVTFSAYFSKRKSLNVLKEKNKEINSQKEQLQLLNRELTNLNSDKDKLFGIIAHDLRSPFTSLIGLSQFLSEDYESLTSDEIKNYSFGINDSAKKVFELLENLLNWSRLNLGGIEFNPEIIEVNKIVEDVIGLFKSNAINKNLNLINEIKFEQKVFADKEMVHLIFRNLISNAIKYSCNDGKIIISSISKNKHKEFSVKDFGVGIGPEEMGKVFTSRLESSNGTAKEKGTGLGLLLCKEMVEKCSGEIWVKSDLESGSTFTFTLPSGN, from the coding sequence ATGAAAATCAAATTATTCCTATTATTGTTTGAAGCTTGCGTAATTGTCAATTCATTTGCTCAAACGATTATCGAAAACAAAATAGATAGTCTTTTGAACAAAATTCCCACACTTGTTGGTACAAAGAAAGTAGATGCTATTACAAATCTTGCAGAATGCTATTCAAAGGTCCAACCATCAGAAGGAATGAAATGGATAGATAACGGATTGGAGTTTTCCAGAAAGTTGAATTATAAAAAGGGAGAATCTGATTTATTACTCGAATTAGGTACGGTTCAGTACAATTTTCATAAATACTACAATGCATATGATAATTTTCAGACTGCATATGTTATAAAAAAGTCAATTGCGGATAATAATGGAATTGCCAGGTCCTTGAATTTTTTAGGGATGACAGATATCTGTTTAGGTGATTATGAAAAAGCCATTGAGCATAATTTTGAAGCAGTAAAAGTATCAGAAAGTATTGGCGATAAAAAGAATTTAGCAACCGGTTATAATTTTATCGGCATTACAAATTATATACTTAATGATAATCAAAAAGCAATAAAATATATGCAGAATGCTTTGAGAGTTTCCAGCCAAATTAATGATCTGGAAGGAATTGCATTATCTTATGAGCATCTTGGTTTTGTTTTTATACGCAGCCATAATTTTGATAGAGCTTTAAGCTACAACGAAAAATCTTTAGCAATTAGAAAAATGCTGGGTGATAGATTTGGAATTGCAGCCATTTATGATAACCTGGGAATTATTAATAGAGAAAAAGGATCACAGAATAAAGCATTAGAATATCTTCAGCAATCGCTTAAAATAAAGCAGGAGCTTGGTGATTTAAAAGGAGTTGGGAATACTTATACCGATATTGGTAGCGTTTATTTAAAACTAAACAACTTTAAACAGGCACTAGACTATTTTTTTAAATCAGTCGAAACCAGGAAAAGTTATTACGATTTAAGGGGCATTATTTCTTCATATCAAAAAATTTCAGAAGCTTTTGAGAAAAAAGGTGATTATAAAAACGCACTTCAATATCAAAAACTTTTTAAAGCTTATAGTGATTCAATGGTCACTGAAAAAAATGGCGGCGTAATTGCGGAAGTTCAGGTTAAATACGAAACCGACAAAAAAGAAAAGGAATTGAACATACTTCAGAAAGATTCTATAATTGATAAAAACTGGCGAATTTTTTTAATAATTGTTATTGTTTTAATTACTAGTTTGGCAGGCGTAACGTTTTCGGCATATTTCTCTAAACGAAAATCTCTAAATGTATTAAAAGAAAAAAATAAAGAAATAAACTCTCAGAAAGAGCAGTTGCAGTTGTTAAATAGAGAATTGACTAACCTAAATTCTGATAAAGATAAACTGTTCGGAATTATAGCCCACGACCTAAGAAGCCCTTTTACTTCTTTAATCGGTCTTTCTCAATTTCTATCAGAAGATTATGAATCTCTTACCAGTGATGAAATTAAAAATTATTCTTTTGGTATAAACGATTCAGCAAAAAAAGTTTTTGAATTGCTCGAAAACTTACTCAACTGGTCAAGATTGAATCTGGGAGGAATTGAATTTAATCCAGAAATAATTGAAGTAAATAAAATTGTAGAAGATGTAATCGGTTTATTTAAATCAAATGCTATAAATAAAAATTTGAACTTGATAAACGAAATTAAGTTTGAGCAAAAAGTTTTTGCAGATAAAGAAATGGTACATCTAATATTTCGCAACTTGATTTCAAATGCAATAAAATATAGCTGTAACGATGGAAAAATAATTATATCTTCAATTTCAAAAAATAAACACAAAGAATTTTCCGTTAAAGATTTTGGCGTTGGGATCGGACCAGAAGAAATGGGTAAAGTCTTTACCTCCAGGTTAGAATCGAGCAACGGTACTGCGAAGGAAAAAGGAACAGGATTAGGATTATTGTTGTGCAAAGAAATGGTTGAGAAATGTAGCGGTGAAATTTGGGTTAAAAGTGATTTAGAGTCAGGCAGTACATTCACCTTTACACTTCCATCGGGGAATTAA
- a CDS encoding J domain-containing protein — translation MDFKDYYKILGVGKTATQDEIRKAYRKLAKRFHPDKNQGDKSSEEKFKEINEANEVLSDPDKRKKYDRLGSNWNNSQFAGSDFDNWFKNQSSSRNKSSDFSGNFKDIFEDYGGFSDLFENFMGGRTRTSRVRVRKGADYEAALHISLEEAFSGIEKQITVDGRTLKVKINPGIEDGKKLRLKNQGASGLGGGDKGDLYLTIHIGKQSLFERKGNDLYLTLNVDLFTAILGGKKQIKTLDGKTISIDIPKETENGKLLRIKGMGFRDYDNNSFRGDLFIKINITIPQNLSHEEIKLFNKLAELRKGKLN, via the coding sequence ATGGATTTTAAAGATTACTACAAAATATTGGGAGTGGGTAAAACCGCTACGCAAGATGAGATAAGGAAAGCTTATCGCAAGTTGGCTAAACGTTTTCATCCGGATAAGAACCAGGGGGATAAATCCTCCGAAGAGAAGTTTAAGGAAATTAATGAAGCTAATGAAGTGCTTAGCGATCCTGATAAAAGAAAAAAATATGATCGATTAGGTTCAAATTGGAATAATTCTCAATTTGCAGGCAGCGACTTTGATAATTGGTTTAAGAATCAATCATCTTCCAGAAATAAAAGTTCTGACTTTTCAGGAAATTTTAAAGATATTTTTGAAGATTATGGCGGATTTTCTGATCTGTTCGAAAATTTTATGGGTGGTAGAACAAGAACATCGCGTGTGCGGGTGCGTAAAGGTGCTGATTATGAAGCAGCACTTCATATTTCTTTGGAAGAAGCTTTCTCTGGAATAGAAAAACAGATTACCGTGGATGGTAGAACTTTGAAAGTGAAAATTAATCCTGGAATTGAAGACGGGAAAAAACTTCGATTGAAAAATCAGGGTGCCTCTGGCTTAGGTGGCGGTGATAAGGGTGATTTATATTTAACTATTCATATTGGTAAACAATCGTTGTTTGAAAGAAAGGGGAATGATCTTTACCTTACATTAAACGTCGATTTGTTCACTGCAATACTTGGTGGAAAAAAACAAATAAAAACTCTTGATGGAAAAACGATTAGTATCGATATTCCGAAAGAAACAGAGAATGGAAAATTATTAAGGATTAAAGGAATGGGTTTTAGGGATTATGATAATAATTCATTTCGTGGTGATTTGTTTATCAAAATTAACATAACTATTCCCCAAAACTTGTCTCATGAAGAAATTAAGTTATTCAATAAATTAGCTGAATTGAGAAAGGGAAAACTAAATTGA
- a CDS encoding aminopeptidase P N-terminal domain-containing protein produces the protein MWNRNPVNPFLVILNFLIIIPFINYYPQLSDKTTFKNRRESLLSKMDGGIAIIKGAKVANRNGDVDFQFRQNSDFYYLTGFEEPGSALLLIPGENKKFVMFVRQKNLMMEAWMGARSGIEGAIKNFDADTAFGIGLFEKTLTSYLKGKNKIYLNTSDKDFVKLIDSLYKKANGNLNKENLNVNKIIAEMRVIKSPEEISLIKTACDITAEAQIEAMKAAKPNIMEIELAAIIEYIFKKDGAQYTAFPSIVGSGINSTILHYEAGNRKLEKNDVVVMDLGSEYNNYASDITRTIPANGKFSTEQKDIYEIVLHALNETIDYAKPGIGFNEIQNHAKNIITDGLFNLGLIFDKTKSWQTDIWMPHGISHYVGLDVHDVGDVNYSDPIGRLVEPGMVFTIEPGIYVSENVLINLKEFYGYKVNKNELEEFIIKVKPNVEKYKNIGIRIEDTVVITNNSCQVLSSKAPKEIDEIENLMLEKSSFIAK, from the coding sequence ATGTGGAATAGAAATCCGGTCAATCCTTTTTTGGTGATTTTAAATTTTCTAATCATCATTCCGTTTATCAACTATTATCCTCAATTAAGCGATAAAACCACTTTTAAAAATCGAAGAGAATCTCTTCTTAGTAAAATGGATGGCGGGATTGCCATAATTAAAGGGGCAAAGGTTGCCAACAGAAATGGTGATGTTGATTTTCAGTTTAGACAAAATAGTGATTTCTATTATTTAACTGGATTTGAAGAACCAGGTTCAGCATTGCTATTAATTCCAGGGGAAAATAAAAAGTTTGTTATGTTCGTTCGCCAAAAAAATTTAATGATGGAAGCATGGATGGGCGCAAGATCTGGAATTGAAGGTGCCATAAAAAATTTTGACGCTGATACTGCCTTTGGAATCGGTTTGTTTGAAAAAACGTTGACCAGTTATTTAAAAGGAAAAAATAAAATTTATCTTAATACTTCCGACAAAGATTTTGTTAAACTTATTGATAGTTTATATAAAAAAGCGAATGGCAATCTGAACAAAGAAAACTTAAATGTGAATAAGATTATTGCGGAGATGAGAGTTATTAAAAGTCCCGAAGAAATTTCATTGATAAAAACTGCGTGCGATATTACAGCGGAAGCACAAATTGAAGCAATGAAGGCAGCCAAACCAAACATTATGGAAATTGAGCTGGCTGCAATAATCGAATACATATTTAAAAAAGATGGAGCCCAATACACTGCATTTCCATCAATTGTTGGTTCAGGAATAAATTCAACAATACTACATTACGAAGCCGGTAACAGAAAGTTGGAGAAAAATGATGTTGTTGTTATGGATTTGGGATCTGAATATAATAATTATGCTTCAGATATTACACGCACAATTCCGGCTAATGGAAAATTTTCTACAGAACAAAAAGATATTTATGAAATTGTACTGCATGCATTAAATGAAACGATAGATTATGCAAAACCTGGCATTGGATTCAATGAAATTCAGAACCATGCTAAAAATATTATAACCGATGGATTATTCAATCTTGGCTTAATATTCGATAAAACAAAAAGCTGGCAAACGGATATCTGGATGCCTCATGGTATTAGTCATTATGTCGGTTTGGACGTTCATGATGTTGGCGATGTAAATTATAGCGATCCCATAGGACGACTGGTTGAACCCGGAATGGTTTTTACTATTGAACCTGGTATTTATGTTAGTGAAAATGTTTTGATCAACCTAAAAGAATTTTATGGATATAAAGTTAATAAAAACGAATTAGAGGAATTTATAATTAAGGTTAAACCTAACGTTGAAAAATATAAAAACATTGGTATCCGTATAGAAGATACTGTTGTAATCACAAATAATAGCTGCCAAGTTCTTTCATCTAAAGCTCCAAAAGAAATTGACGAAATTGAAAATTTAATGCTGGAGAAAAGCAGTTTCATAGCAAAGTAA